The Peptacetobacter hiranonis DNA window TTGGTATATCTGCAATAGCTGCAGCTGCTGACATGGCAGTTGCAAACAACACAGTTGCGATAATAATAACTGGGCCAATAGCTAAAGAACTTAGTAGAAAATACAAAGTAGATCCAAGAAAATCTGCTTCTCTACTAGATATATGGACTTGTATATTCCAGGGATTCATCCCTTATGGAGCACAGATATTACTTGCAGGAAGCTTAACAGCAGGTGCAGTTAGCCCACTTGCACTATTCCCATTCCTATGGTATCAGCAGCTTCTAGCAGTATTTACACTGATATCTATGTTTATCCCTTATGCAGATGGTTTAATAAAGAAAAGACCTTGGAACTGGGAACTAGATAAAGCAGAAGAAATAACTGAATAACAAAAAAAAAGACTAGTTAAATTTTGCTCCAGTCCTCAGCGCCTCGCCCTTTTATGTAACACATTTATAAGATGCGAGGCGCTTGTGGAATTGTCGCTTAAATTTAAACTAGTCTTTTCCTTTATCCATTATTAAACTTAATAAAAATAAAATTGTTAGTAAAAAAAATATATAAGCAAGTTATTTTACTACTTATTTTTCAGCAAAGAAATTGATACACTCGCCAATCCTATTCCCAACATAATAAATGCAGTATTTGTTTCCAACTCTCCTAATACAGCCAAAACCGTTACTGCAATTCCCATAGCAAGCCCAATTCCTTTTGGCGCTACATCCATAACCTCTTCAAACTTACTTTCCTTTACAACTTCCTCTTCTCCAACATTAACATCTGACTTTACTTGCATTAACTCATCCACAGAAACATCAAAAATCTCTGCTAACTTTGGAATAGAATTTATATCAGGAAACGACAAATCTCTTTCCCACTTAGAAACTGCCTTATCAGTAACTCCCATCTTCTTCGCTAAATCTAACTGTGTCATACCTCTATCTTTTCTCAGCGATGAAATCATCTCACCAAAACTCTGCTTATTCATACGCATATCCTCCTCTTATATTATGATAAAATCATACCATATACATATAAATATACTCAACCAACCTGTAGTTTACCTTACTCTACCAATAGTTTAGAATTAGTTTACACAAACTCTGTCAACAAACTTCACCAATTTCTTCACTTTTAAATACAAATAGAACTATATAATTGAAAATAGAATACGGATGTCGCGTTTGTATTTTATGACATCCACTTTTTATCTTTATGTATAACAATTTTAATAACTTGTAAAGAAAAAGACTAGCTTGAAACGCACGCAACAATCTACAGACGGCTCGCAACTTTTAAATGTGTTATATAATAAAAGCGAGCCGTCGAAGCCTGGCGCGAAGTTCAACTAGTCTTTTTCTTTGTGTTGTTTGCGATTAACAAAAGATAAAAAGGGATGTCACAATACATCGCGACATCCCAATATTCATTCAATTATATAGCTCTAGTGTATTCTTTTAACCATTCTCTTTCTTCTTCAGTTAGATGTGGTCCTATTTTTTCAAATACCTGAGCATGGTAGTTATTCAACCATTCTCTCTCAAACTTAGTCATCTCATCTGGATTTATACCATCTAAATCTATTGGAGCAAATGTTATTGTTTCGAAGTGCATAAACTGTCCAAACTCATTCTTTTCTCCCTTAGTAACTATCATCTCATTTTCTATTCTTATACCATGAGATCCTTCAACGTACACACCAGGCTCATTAGTTAAAACCATGCCTTCTTCAAATTTATGGTGTTCATTTTTAGATTTAACTATCTGCCATCTAAATCCTGTTGGTGGTTCATGTATGTTAAGAAGGTATCCTACACCATGTCCTGTACCGCATTTAAAATCTATATCTAAGTCCCAAATTGGTCCTCTTGCTATTGCATCTAAGTTGTATCCAAAGCATCCGTATAAGAATTTCGCTCTTGATAAATTCAGCATACCTCTAACAACTGCTGTGAAGTGAGTTTTTAATTCATCGGCAACTGGTCCCATTACAAACGTTCTTGTTATATCTGTAGATCCTTCGATATATCCTCCACCAGTATCAGTTAAGAATAAATGCTCTGGAAGTACTTCAACATCTGATTCATCAGTTGGTGCATAGTGCATCATAGCTGCATGATCTTTATACGCACAGATTGGTTCAAAACTATCTCTTATATAGCCTTCCTGTTCTTTTCTGAATTCTTCAAGCTTTCTAGCTGCACTCATTTCAGTTATTTTTATCTTACCTACATTAGTTTTCATCCAATGCATTAATTTTGTAACAGCTATACCGTCTTTTATATGGGCATTTTTTATATTTTCAAGCTCAACATCATTTTTCATAGCTTTCATAAGTATAGTTGGGTTCTGATGTTCTATCTTTTCAACACCTTCTGGTATATTATTGTAAAGTGCGTAATTTAACTTCATTGGGTCAATCATAACACTTTCACCAGCTTTAAGGTTCTTAACTTCTTCATAAATATCATTGTATGGACGAACTGTTATATTATTTTCAGCAAGAAGTGCTTTTGCTTCGTCGTTTAATTTATTTTCATCTATAAATAAATCCATGCCATCAAGTTTAACTAAAGCGTATGAGAATATAAGTGGATAATAAACAACGTCATTTCCTCTCATATTAATTAACCAGCAAACATCGTCTAAAGATGCTATTATATGTGCTGTAGCTCCATTTTCTTTCATAACATTTCTAACTCTCTCAAGCTTAGAAGCTACACTTTCACCTGTATATTTTTCATCAAGCACGAAAACAGGCTCCTTAGATATCTCTGGTCTATCTTCCCAAACATCACCTACTAAATCGCATGAATACTCTATAGTTATATTCTTAGACGCAAGGGCTTTTTCTAAATCCTGTCCTTCTTCCATAGAAACAACACGTCCATCAAATGCTACCTTACCATTTTCTGGAACTATCTGCGCAAGATACTCCTCCATAGTTGGAACACCGTCTTCAAACATATGGAATAAAGAAATGCCACTTCCCTCTAACTGTTTCTCAGCCTGAGTCCAATATCTACCATCAGTCCAAAGACCAGCCTCATCCTTTGCTATCATAACAGTCCCATAAGAACCATCAAATCCAGAAATAAACTCTCTACATTTAAAATACTCTCCTGCATTCTCACTCTGATGGAAATCTGCTGTCGGAACTATATAAGCATCTATCCCATTCTGCTCCATAAGAGCACGAAGTCTTGCTATTCTATCTGCTACCTTCATCTAAAAAGCCCTCCTTAAAAAAATAAATATAAAAAACCAATTGTGAAAAAATTAATTCGTTCTTTAATAATATCACAATAATTTAGAAAATTCAAATTTATAAAAATAATATTATAATATAAAAACACGAACTAAGTGTCCCTTATAAAACCATATTTATAAACTTCAAACAAATCTCTCTACATGCACCGATAAAATTATTACCTATATAAAAAAATGGCTGTTGCAATAATTTACAAACAAGCCTTTTTAAATTAATCTTTTACAAAATTACTAACTTAAAAAGAGTGTATAAAATCAAAATTTGCTATAACTATTAATAGCATGTAGCATATGAGTTATATAGACAAAACTCTCTCGACAATCTGCAGACGCGGGTTTTAATTACAACAAAGTAATTTACATACACGCACGTCGAACCCTGGAGAGAAGTTTGTCTATATCTCATATGCTTTCATAATAACAAAAGATTAGCTAATTTTGATTTATACACTCTTAACAGATAGTCAATTTAAAAAGATTAAATAAAAAGGCTGCTGCAAATTATTGCAACAGCCACATTTTTACATTGGTAATATTTTATCGTGTATATATCCATCTCTTACACCATTTTTTACTACAACTACTTCATCAACACCAGACATTGTACAAATAGTATTAAGAACAACCAAACTTGGTATAATATTATTCATACGATCTGGAAGTATTCTCTCAAGAATATCTACATCGCTCTTTCTCGGATCAGAAAATCTCTCTGTAAGCTGATTAAGTTCTTTAATAGGAATATAATACTTATTTGACTTCTTCTTAGTCACATAAATATATCTGTGGATTTTTGCTGCAGCTCTTGCAGTACCACCCATTAAATACATAACTCTATGGTTATTTCCTTTAAAAATCTTAGAACTTTTAACACTAGCTTTTACACAATCCTCGATTTCTTTTATCTCATCAAGTGTAGGATATACCATAGAAACAAATTTATTTCTCATCTCAAGACCACCAAGAGGTAAAGAAACTGAGTCTATAACCTGTCTGTCTTTAAACTTGAATATCTGCACACTTCCTCCGCCTAAATCAAGTCCCATACCACTTCTGTCTTTTACAACCTGGCTAAGACCTATATAGTCGTAATATGCTTCCTGTTCTCCAGTTATTATTTCTGTATTCTCTACAATCTTTTTCATCTCAGAAACAACATAAACACTATTATCTACTTTTCTAAGTGAAGCAGTTGCAAAACAGAATACTTCTGCACATCCAAGTAATTCACAAATTTTAGCAAATCTATTTAATACTTTTAAAAGTCTTTCAAGACCTTCCTCCATAAGATTACCATTCTGTATGAAACTTAGTATTACTGAAAGTTCCTTTTCCTTTAGTATAATCTTTATCTCTGTTCCCTTTAATTCAAATATTATTAATCTAATCGTATTTGATCCTACATCTATTATTCCATATCTCATCGACATTACTCCAATCTTTCTTCATTTTGAGTAGAGTCTAATTTATTTATCTTGCATCTCTAATTCCTTATAGGCTCTTTCAAAGAAATACTCCTGTGAATTTAAAGGAGCACCTTCTTGTTTAACATGTTTGTATGTACCATCTTTAAGCAGTTTTCTAGCTTTAACATTATCTGTGTACATTATCGCAAAGTCTTCAAGAATTCTCTTCTTAATATCTGGGTCTAAGATTGGTGTTGCTACTTCTACCCTTCTCATAGTATTTCTTGACATTAAATCTGCAGATCCTATATAAACCTTACTATCGCAACCTTCACCAAATATATACACACGAGTGTGTTCTAGGTAACGGCCAACTATACTTATAACTTCTATATTTTCTGTAATACCCTCTACTCCTGGTATTAAGCAACATATACCTCTTACAATAAGCTGAACTTTAACCCCAGCTCTTGAAGCTTCTATAAGTTTATTCATAATTCCCTTATCAGTTAGAGAATTCATCTTTATACCTATATAGGCTGGTGCTCCATGTTCTGCTTTAACAATTTCATTGTCTATCATATCCATAATAGGCTGTCTTAAACAAAGTGGAGATACTAGCAATAGGTCTGATTTTTCTACAACTTCTCCAAGAGATAATCTATCAAAAACTCTACCTGCTTCGTGTGCGATTCTCTTATCAGCAGTCATTAAGCAGTAGTCTGTGTATAATTTTGCTGTTTTTTCGTTGTAATTCCCTGTACCTATCTGAGTTATGTATTTTATTCCTTCATCAGTCTTTCTTGTTATTAGACATAATTTAGAATGAACTTTTAATCCAGGTAGTCCATAAATTACTCTACATCCAGCTTTTTCAAGTCTTCTTGACCAGTTTATATTGTTTTCCTCATCAAATCTAGCTCTTAACTCAACTAATACAACAACTTCCTTACCGTTTTCAACTGCATTTGAAAGTGCATCTACTATCTTACTATCGCTTGATAGTCTGTAAAGTGTCATCTTTATAGATACAACAGTTGGATCTTCAGATGCTTCATATAGCATATCTAAGAAAGGCTTCATGCTATTGTACGGATAGTATAAAAGTTTGTCCTTTTCTTCAATCTGTTCTATTATAGAACGTTTTGATGAAATATCAGGCGATTTCTGAGGAACTCTCTTTTCATAGAATAACTCTGAATGATTTCTAAGCTTGTCCTGTATCTTTCTAACAAAAGAAAATTCAAGCGGTGATTTAGAATAGAATATACTATCATCATCTAAGCCTACGTATTTTCTAAGAGTTTTTAACGCTGAACCATTAAGCTCTCTTGACATTTCCATTCTAACTGGCGCAAGTTTTTTTCTTTTCTTAATTAGCTTTTTCATTGTATCTCTGTAATCTAAGTCTTCGTCGTATACTGTTTCCTCATCAATATCGGCGTTTCTAGTTATTCTTATCAGAGATTTACTCTTAACTTTATACTTTTTAAATATTTTAGTTACAAAGTGAAGAATTAGCTCTTCTGCCAAAATATATTTTCTATCATCAGATGGAATTTGAATTAATCTTTCAAAAACATCACCTGAACAAGGAACTATACCTAATTTTTCTGTTCCATTCTTACCTTCTAAAGAAACTATTGCGTATATTTCTTTTTCCTTTAAGAATGGGAATGGCTGTCTTTTTCCTATTATTTGAGGAGAGATAAGAGGTCTTATTTCTGAATCAAATAATTTTTCTAACACTTCCTCGTCTTCAAGAGTTAGTGCCTTACTGTATTCATTTTTTAAATCTTCAACACAGTCCCCCGCTTCATTGCACTTTACCCTTGAATGAAAGTCTACTAGCTCGATTCCAAACTCCTTAACTTCTCTCATTAAATTATTGTAAGCATCATCTTTTAACCCATTTAATTTTTTTGTATATTTTACAATTTCTTTAATCTCCTCTTCAGGAGTCATATTTGTTTTACTATCCCTAGAATCCGGATCTACTATCATCTGGTCGTATAATGATCCGACTCTTACCATGAAAAATTCATCTAAATTGCTCTGGAATATCGATACAAATGTCAGCCTTTCCATTAAAGGAACTGATGGATCCATCGCCTCTTCAAGCACTCTTTTGTTGAATTTTAGCCATGATATTTCTCTGTTATCATAGTATCTTTTAGTCATTTTTCTCTCTCCCAACATCTTTATTTTATAGATATCATATTTATCTGATTGCTATAAACATTAGTAAAATTATCACATAATTAAAATACTAACACTTATAAAAAAATCATTATAGTAAGCAATTGTTAAAAGAGGGTTAAAAAAATTTAACAAGAATTTGAGTTAATCAAGCTTTTCTTAACTTTGTTATGAATATAGTCTATCATAATTTTCAGAATATTGCACGTTTATATAGCAAATTTATTTTAATTGCTATAATAATTTTTCTTTTGAGAAATCTATTAAAAATGCTCCAAGTGGTGCAGTTATTATTATTGCAAGTACTGCAATTGATAGTACAAGTTTTCCACAATTTAGTCCAGCCGCAAGTGGTACTGATCCTATAGCAGCTTGAACAGTTGCCTTTGGAAGATATGAGAACACACAGAATAATCTTTCTTTAGTGTTTAATTCTGTTCCAATCATGCAAATAAATACACCTATTGAACGAATTGCAAGTGCGATAAATATCATAATAACTGCTGTAAATCCAGCTCCCATTGTATATCTTATATCGACAGCAGCCCCAACAAGTACGAATAAAACAACTTCTGCGGCTATCCAAATTTTACCGAATTTCTCTTGAAGTCTGACCTTTACAATATTTGTACTCTTCATAGCAAGTACTAATGCCATACTTGTTACAGCAAGAAGTCCGGACATAGCAACTCTTCCTTTTAAATAATCTTCAAGTGCAACAAGTAAGAACGATACAGCCAAGATAATTATGACTTTTGTGCTGTTTCTTATCAGATGTTCTTTGTTGTATCTATACTCAAAGAATCTATAAAGAATTAATCCAACAACAGACCCAATTAAAATTCCAGATACTATCGAAATTGGTATGTCTGCAAAACTAGAAAGATTAACACCTTCTCCTTGATTCATAGCTAAAAATGTACTGAATAGCACAATTACAAATACATCGTCAAAAGATGCCCCAGCTAAAATCATCTGAGGTATTCCCTTCTTTGTCCCGAGATTATTGTCCATTAAATCAACCATTCTAGGAACTACAACTGCTGGAGATACTGCACTAAGTACTGCTCCAATTAGTGCAGCCTCTACTCTGCTGACACCAAATAAAATTGGAGCAAATATTGCATAAGCAATTATTTCAAATGTAGCTGGAAGAAACGACATTAAAAGCGCAGGTCTCCCAACTTTTTTTAAGTCCTTTAAGTCTAGTGATAACCCAGCTTTGATTAAGATGATGATAAGAGCCATTTTTCTAAGCTCTGATGATATGTTTAGAATTGAGCTATCTAAAAAATCTAGTACATAAGGACCTAAAATTATCCCAGTTACAAGCATTCCTATAATTCTCGGAATTTTAATTTTTTCGCATATAGATGCCAAGCTCATTCCAACTAAAAAAATTAAAGCAAGTGATACTAACATTTTGTTTCTCCTTTTATTTTATTTTAAACGCAAAAAAGCTGATGGTTTCTGCGTGGTTGCAGAAGTCATCAGCTCGATAAGCGGTTTAGGTTTCCCAAGGGAGACATTCATTCCCTAGTTGTATTTTGTATATTTATAATTTATATTATTTTAGTTGAAAAAGCAAGAAATATTTTAATGATATTTTTATAATTTAGTTGCATACATGACTATTCAAAATTTTGAAATGTAACCTTGTCTTTATAAATTTTACTAGAATCATTAGCATAATTTATCTGACAAAATGCTTGTCTTACATGAAATTTCTCTAAAGAACTATTAAACCATTTCTTAACTTTCATATCAAATTCAATTCCTTCGTCTAAGTCAAAATCTCCAAACATAATTACTACGGTTGATGCCATACAAGAATCATCCAGATTTTCCCAGATATGTACTTTCATCTTTTCAGAAAAAGGACATTTTTGTACAAGCTCTCCCTTTATATATTGGTATTCAGGACTACAATCAAGTCGAAAACTTATATTTACTGTGAATAACTCACTAGACACTAAATTTTGACATTCAAAGTTTTTACCAAATCCACCTGAGTCAGTTACTTGACAATAAGCTTGTTCAATATTAAATGAATTGCAGCACTTATTAAACCACTCACCTATTTCATCAAAATCTTCATAAGCCCTTAAATCACCAAATACTGAAACATCTAAATACTCATTTCCTCTAAAGATATTGATATGTAAAGATTCCTCTGAACCCATAGGTAAGTAGTACTCCTCTCCATTGAATTCTTCACCCCAGAGTAACTGTTTACCAAACACTTTATAAATATCTTTATCACTTACTACTTGATAATCAGCAAGCCTAAAATTACAATTCACATGAGTCCATATGCTCATTGTCATCGCTCCTTTCTGCTTGGTTTAAGGGTATACTTTGTAAATCCCTAACACTATTATACGCTTCTTCAAAATCAGTTATATCATTTTCTCTCATGTACCCATAAACTCTTTCGTACATCATCATCTCAAAGTAACTTATACTAGGATCAGCATATTTACTTACATCGTACCCACCTAAAAGTCCAAAGAAAAGATTCTCTATTTGCGCTTCATCAAATCCAGGTTTTGCCATACAAGTAGGGTCAAGACCATATGACAAAGTTTTAATTACTAAATGTATACAATTTACATTATGCGATAAAGTAATATACGGAGTTGGATCTACTCCGCTGTAAAATCCATAACATATTTCGCATAATTGTTTTTCAGACCATCCCTGTTCTAAAAGTCTATAAATCTGTTCATTATGTTTCGAATCATATAGCATATACTCCATAACATTAATAGGTAATCTTTCATCTAATATAGGTGTTATATCTTTACCCTCTTCTATAAATTTTATAAAAGCTTGCATTAAACGATAATCATATTTAGAATCCATAAAAGGTTCTGGATTTATTCCTCTATTTAATGCATCATTAAAGCATGCCATTTGTAAACCATCAAATTTTGATACATCGTAATATTTTTTATCATACCCCTTTTCAATTCCCTCAATGGCTGCACGTATTTGAAAATTGTCTATTCCTGGTTTAGGGATATCTCCTAAATCAATTCCATCTTCTAATGCACTTGCAATTATAGTTAATCCGTCATAAGCAACACAACCTAAATGTGTTGTATCATAACCCTTATCTTTTAATCTTTTAAGTTCTAATTCTTTCAAATCCATAATTTACACCTTCTTTGTAATTCTATACTGGTTTTTCTAAAGTAATATATATCTTATTTTTAGTTGTCTTATCCTCATCTACAACCATTTTTCTTATTGGCCTAGAAGGATCTTTTACATCTCTTGTAAACAAAACAAAATAATACTCACTATCCTTTATTCTCTCTAAAAAATCCTCATACTCAAATATTTCGTCAAAATCCTGTATAAACGTTATATTTTGCTTATCTACTTTTAAATATTTTTCTAATTCAAAATATCTTCCTTTCATATAGTAATAGCATCTAATATCGCTCTCATCATGAACGGCATTAGGCTCATTATATGAATCTGATATCATTTTTATCAAAATATGCTCCCCTAACCAACTCTCATTTGATACAAGGGTTATTTTATCATCTAACTCAAATTCATAATCAATCTTAGTACTGTAAATATGTACCAACATTAAAATCACCACCTATAAATACTTCCCTGCAAGTGTTACATAATCTATGGTATTTCTTACAATCTTATCTTCATTTGCAATATATATCTCAAATTCTTCATCTCCAAAGTTCATAATATATCCAAGCCTTATAGTTAAATCTTTCATTTTTCCAATTTCTAAAATCCATTTTGAACAATTATCTCCACAAGCAGAAGCATTGATAATTTTGTCAGTTTTGTACATAAGCATCAATGCACGTACACCACCAGACAATTCTTGAGGAGTTATTATTCCTAAAAATGGACTATCTATAATCCCTTCATAGATTACTTTAGATTTATCAATATCTTCTACCATATTTTTGATAAATGAATCATTGAACCATTCCTTATCATAGTTATAATTAAAATATATCTTAGGATTATATATAAAATTTTCGTCTTCTAAATTATCACCAAAATAAATTTTTAGCATAGTTTTATCCTCCTTTTATAAATTATCAATTTCAAACTTTAACTCTATTTCATCTAGATTTGGAACCTTGTCAAAAATCTCAGTTACACATCTGGCTTTTATAGCCTGTTCAAATGTGATATCCTCAGAATAATCACCTTCCATAAGCTGTCTAGATATCTCATTCTTCATTTCATCCTCTGTAATTTTGGGACTAGCATATACCTCTACACATAAAGATGCTAGTAATCC harbors:
- the ppk1 gene encoding polyphosphate kinase 1, encoding MTKRYYDNREISWLKFNKRVLEEAMDPSVPLMERLTFVSIFQSNLDEFFMVRVGSLYDQMIVDPDSRDSKTNMTPEEEIKEIVKYTKKLNGLKDDAYNNLMREVKEFGIELVDFHSRVKCNEAGDCVEDLKNEYSKALTLEDEEVLEKLFDSEIRPLISPQIIGKRQPFPFLKEKEIYAIVSLEGKNGTEKLGIVPCSGDVFERLIQIPSDDRKYILAEELILHFVTKIFKKYKVKSKSLIRITRNADIDEETVYDEDLDYRDTMKKLIKKRKKLAPVRMEMSRELNGSALKTLRKYVGLDDDSIFYSKSPLEFSFVRKIQDKLRNHSELFYEKRVPQKSPDISSKRSIIEQIEEKDKLLYYPYNSMKPFLDMLYEASEDPTVVSIKMTLYRLSSDSKIVDALSNAVENGKEVVVLVELRARFDEENNINWSRRLEKAGCRVIYGLPGLKVHSKLCLITRKTDEGIKYITQIGTGNYNEKTAKLYTDYCLMTADKRIAHEAGRVFDRLSLGEVVEKSDLLLVSPLCLRQPIMDMIDNEIVKAEHGAPAYIGIKMNSLTDKGIMNKLIEASRAGVKVQLIVRGICCLIPGVEGITENIEVISIVGRYLEHTRVYIFGEGCDSKVYIGSADLMSRNTMRRVEVATPILDPDIKKRILEDFAIMYTDNVKARKLLKDGTYKHVKQEGAPLNSQEYFFERAYKELEMQDK
- a CDS encoding aminopeptidase P family protein, producing MKVADRIARLRALMEQNGIDAYIVPTADFHQSENAGEYFKCREFISGFDGSYGTVMIAKDEAGLWTDGRYWTQAEKQLEGSGISLFHMFEDGVPTMEEYLAQIVPENGKVAFDGRVVSMEEGQDLEKALASKNITIEYSCDLVGDVWEDRPEISKEPVFVLDEKYTGESVASKLERVRNVMKENGATAHIIASLDDVCWLINMRGNDVVYYPLIFSYALVKLDGMDLFIDENKLNDEAKALLAENNITVRPYNDIYEEVKNLKAGESVMIDPMKLNYALYNNIPEGVEKIEHQNPTILMKAMKNDVELENIKNAHIKDGIAVTKLMHWMKTNVGKIKITEMSAARKLEEFRKEQEGYIRDSFEPICAYKDHAAMMHYAPTDESDVEVLPEHLFLTDTGGGYIEGSTDITRTFVMGPVADELKTHFTAVVRGMLNLSRAKFLYGCFGYNLDAIARGPIWDLDIDFKCGTGHGVGYLLNIHEPPTGFRWQIVKSKNEHHKFEEGMVLTNEPGVYVEGSHGIRIENEMIVTKGEKNEFGQFMHFETITFAPIDLDGINPDEMTKFEREWLNNYHAQVFEKIGPHLTEEEREWLKEYTRAI
- a CDS encoding cation:proton antiporter, with amino-acid sequence MLVSLALIFLVGMSLASICEKIKIPRIIGMLVTGIILGPYVLDFLDSSILNISSELRKMALIIILIKAGLSLDLKDLKKVGRPALLMSFLPATFEIIAYAIFAPILFGVSRVEAALIGAVLSAVSPAVVVPRMVDLMDNNLGTKKGIPQMILAGASFDDVFVIVLFSTFLAMNQGEGVNLSSFADIPISIVSGILIGSVVGLILYRFFEYRYNKEHLIRNSTKVIIILAVSFLLVALEDYLKGRVAMSGLLAVTSMALVLAMKSTNIVKVRLQEKFGKIWIAAEVVLFVLVGAAVDIRYTMGAGFTAVIMIFIALAIRSIGVFICMIGTELNTKERLFCVFSYLPKATVQAAIGSVPLAAGLNCGKLVLSIAVLAIIITAPLGAFLIDFSKEKLL
- a CDS encoding helix-turn-helix domain-containing protein, translating into MNKQSFGEMISSLRKDRGMTQLDLAKKMGVTDKAVSKWERDLSFPDINSIPKLAEIFDVSVDELMQVKSDVNVGEEEVVKESKFEEVMDVAPKGIGLAMGIAVTVLAVLGELETNTAFIMLGIGLASVSISLLKNK
- a CDS encoding Ppx/GppA phosphatase family protein is translated as MRYGIIDVGSNTIRLIIFELKGTEIKIILKEKELSVILSFIQNGNLMEEGLERLLKVLNRFAKICELLGCAEVFCFATASLRKVDNSVYVVSEMKKIVENTEIITGEQEAYYDYIGLSQVVKDRSGMGLDLGGGSVQIFKFKDRQVIDSVSLPLGGLEMRNKFVSMVYPTLDEIKEIEDCVKASVKSSKIFKGNNHRVMYLMGGTARAAAKIHRYIYVTKKKSNKYYIPIKELNQLTERFSDPRKSDVDILERILPDRMNNIIPSLVVLNTICTMSGVDEVVVVKNGVRDGYIHDKILPM
- a CDS encoding DUF4869 domain-containing protein, with the protein product MLKIYFGDNLEDENFIYNPKIYFNYNYDKEWFNDSFIKNMVEDIDKSKVIYEGIIDSPFLGIITPQELSGGVRALMLMYKTDKIINASACGDNCSKWILEIGKMKDLTIRLGYIMNFGDEEFEIYIANEDKIVRNTIDYVTLAGKYL